In Nicotiana tabacum cultivar K326 chromosome 10, ASM71507v2, whole genome shotgun sequence, the DNA window atgaatgcgaagagtttgtctttgtcccccatgccgcgtacgtttagcatgagtgcggagaattcgcgcacatactcccgcactgatttggtgtggcggaggtcccgtagctttctccttgcattgtattccacattttcggggaagaactgcaggcgtatggataccttcaattcgtcccatgtctgaagagtatcttcaccagccttgatggcttcatatttgacccgccaccaaagtttggcattttcctgaagatacatggcagcagtcgctacctttttggattcctccAAATGGCCCACGGCATTGAAGTATTGTTcaatgtcgaagatgaagttttccacttctttagcataccgggatccgtcgtatggctttggtatcttaagcttttgtggaatgggggtgaggtttgctgcacccctgatgtggttgtcgcctcctcgaagtaggctctgtaaggcagcattgacaacattgagcttgtctgtcaagtcgtctatggtttgctgcatggcagttagtctgtATGCCTCTTGTTGCTGATGGActaaatcgtcggcacgctcctgttggaggtcctcaaatttgccatgaatattggcagtttcaATGGTTGTCGTTTGTCGGTCCTCGtcagagtcacgactgatgtttgcaatgtcattttccgcctgccgcattcggcggtccaggtcgtccaacctttgcactaggttgttgttttgatcaggCACCGTATCAACGATGGGTCAtaatcggtcaaccgtctcttctagggatgctagacgctccccatgattcaccatggtcagaaatggtgatgatggcaaatgtgttccctcgtccgatgtcgagcctaggctctgataccaactgttacgtagcgccttcctgatgttctttggaagggcaacgtaaggctaagcaaccgatgtcagtgcggttgctgtccgccaatgaggtcccctccgcacgctagactagattgtcagtgtcgtgcgggaaaaccaatgttatgagcaattgcggaagctgagagagaattgggttttgaatgatgatgatgattttattgatgaatgaaaatgTTGATTACAAAGATGCGGTGttgagggggagagacaccagaaaatgcttgcttgaaaatgtttgattgtttggtcccccttaataatgcttaaaaaaataaaccaacattacatgactagtcctaataaagttgtagaagcacactgaaatgtaaatgatgtaaactagcctatgattacaatgaaaaggacttagattattacaaggtagaactaagtccgatggcagcaactttgtcttgcgggtcagggtctgcgcgcgtgTTGATGTGGGCGCacgcgacacttgatgtgctggcctgaggctgggcgctggtgcttggcatcagggtctgtgcgcgaggcgcttctggaatgggcctgcagctgggcgctggcgaggcattaggatctgcgcgcgcggcattgtcagggcacgcggcgctgttgtcattggccagcccttgggcactggcgagaggcatcggtggggcgacagaggcgcatgcgcgcttgtcacttggcacaGCCAAGACTACGGGGCCGACCATGACGCTAgacattgtgaggcttgctaggccgccatggggcgcggccaaggggtcatggggcatgtctggaaagcagcccatgacagaACTTATGACAGTATGTACTGCTCTTTCTATTATGGCATCGTCAAGAAGTAGAATTCTACAAAGTTCCCTAAATAGAAAAGCTTCGGTCCGGAGGATATTTCCATAGTTGGATAGTACCtttactcatttcttttaaatgaGCTTCGTATTTAATTTATTTCCCCTCTTTTTCACTAGCATTAATTAAGCAAGCAAGTAAAATAATTCCATATATATTACAAGCATAATAACCTTTTTATTATCCAAAACAAGCATCTATAAAATCCAAACAGGGGAACCAACACAAGGTATTGTATCCTAGAAAGTTAGAACTTGGCGCAGGATTAAAAATTCAATGCATAATGAGCCTGCCACTTTATCCTTCTTCACTGCACGATTAGAAATTCGATGGATAATGAATATGCTTCTTTATCGGTCTTCAGTTAAATGCCGAGCTCGTCTCTGGCAGGATTTAAACCCGTGATGCGCACCTAACTGACACATCAACTATTGCACTCTTCCACTTCTTTAAAGTGGAAGTTCAATTTTCTTATCCTAATAAATTGGACTTCCACTCCAAATACTCCatgaggaaagaaaaagaaaaacgaaacaCTCAAATAAGTAGTGCTTGACTTGCATATGTTCATAGACCCCCATAATAGTATATTAATACGTCTATTTAAGAGCGGACTATACTACTAACCTCTACGCATGCCAagtcatttttagttttaagacAGCAAAAGAGCAGCCCGGTGGACTAAGCTCATGTCATGCGCAGGGTCCAGAAAAGACctggaccacaagagtctattatacgcagtcttaccctacatttctgcataaggctattTCCACGGGTTCGACCTCatgcaaaaatgcagggtaagattAATGTACAATAGGATTTGACGTATGGCATGGAAATGCCATTGGAAACAGCCTcatgcagaaatgcagggtaggACTGCGTAAAATAGGATTTGAAGTATGGCATGGAAATGCCAATTTATAATGAGTTTGACCTCTCCCAATCTCCCAAACAACTTCTTCCTGTTGCTTTCCTGCCTTCCACAATAATAACTTATCTCACTACACATGTTTAATCCATCCTATAGATCTACGTTACAACAGATAACTCATCAATTCCATGAACTAGGATATATCTTAATCTGTGTAATAATCTGTTTTAAGTTAGATCAAATTATTGTCTTCCCATGTTATACAAGGCAAGCTGCACTTCTTTCAACTTGTTGCCTCTCGAGTATAAATCAGGGCGTTCCACTAGGAAACTCCATGGCCATTGCAGCCTCAATACTGCTCCCTCTgaatctcttttcttttataaatTAACCTCAGAGTTCCGCGTAAGATGAAGGAAAATGTCATACATATATCAAGAAAATGTTAGCTAACCCTTCCTGTCTGATCAATCAGTGTACCCACCTGCTCTCCACATAACGCTCTTGATATATTTCCAGGCCCATGAAGACTGAAAATAACAACTGCAAGAAAAGCAAAGCATGTCAAGAACGTTTAATCTTAAGACTGGAACTAAACACACTTTCATGAAGTGAAGTAGCTGATGATAGAATGATATAGGAGAAAATATTCTATAGGATAAAGCTGGCGATGAAAGAGCCATCCAAAAAATACAGACCAGGAATTGCATTCTCCTCGCATAATGTTACAGCCATCAGATCCAACGGGGAAGCACCTCCGGAAACCAGCTCCCTGAAGGAAATATGCTCAGCAACAACATTATTATTTCGGGAGTCACAAACGTCGACACCTTCTACATTAGTACCCTTGAGTAGTGCATCGGCATGAACTGGAGAAGGAAAACTTTAATCATTAACCACTCTAAATAGTAAAAACAGAGATTTCAAGTGTAACATTTCATACTTTCAGAAGCTCTGAGTGCTGCAGCTGTATCTGTAGAGAAGAGCGGATTCCCTGTGCCAGCTCCAATACCACCAAAGATCACAACTCTACCTTTTTCAAGATGCCGCATAGCCCGCTGCCTACTGTATGGCTCAGCAAGCTCAGGCATGGAAAATGCACTTTGCACACGAGTCTGCACACCCAACTTCTCTAATGCCGACTGCAGCAGTATTGAGTTCATCATAGTTGCCATCATTCTGCAGAAGATTAGGAAATCATAGGTACAATTAGTTCATTACAGAACGAACGGGAAATACCATTACTACTCTCACTTTCAGTGGACTAGACCAACTTTCCTGTCAACACAACCTAGCTTATGCTTCCAATAATCCAATCAAAATGATAAAGAACTTGACTGCCAACTCAAGCTCCTCCTACCTTCTTCATGTCCCCTCCCCCAAACTCCTGTTAAACCTTAATCACAACCAGAGGCGAAAtcagaatttgaagtttatgggttctgaatCTGCCATCGAACTCATATCTCGTTTAGTTACTAGGTTCGCagttaaatatttatacatatttagtgAATTTTCTAATATAAACAGGGTCTAAGCAAAATCTACTGGGTCCGTCCGAACCCGTAAATCATACACTACCTCCGCCCCTGCTCACAACCACATTCCCATCCACCTACAAACTCCGATAATCCTCCCCTCCCCCTGCAACTTGCCACCATGTCCTGCAAACCACCATTCCCCCACCCCAAGCAACCAATGGGTTAGCAGTCATTTGCATGGGATAGAAAGGTGAGGCTGCAACAGGAACTAGCAAGTATCTTGAGGGGGGAAAAAGGCAGCATGCTACGAGGGTCGAGGAGCGGCAGGCAGACAAAGCAGATGGAGATTGGAAAATCTAGTATacattttaaatcaaatttaggGGCGGGATCATGATTTAATCCAGCTTCATTTTCTTTATCGCAAAAGTAGCCTTGTTTCTTCCATTAGCCATATTCAAATtgaactttttgtcatttattCAAGTTGAGCTACTTACTTTAGCCAAATAATATTTGCACCTCATAAATTAGAAGCCCGAAATCGCATAACCAAGGCAATCAAGTAACGCCCATGTTGTAGAAGCATGTACACCAAAGTTttatttttaacaaaataaaacACATCAAAAGACCTATTCCACAGTTGTAAAAAGTTCAACCCCCTATAATTTATACTACAAATCACACCATAGATCTGACTCTCCAgattctgttttcttttcttctttttttcatgcACTTTCAACTATTCCGTCATTCCAATATCAACATGCACTAAGACTAAGGGATGAAGGAATCTTCAGATATCTTAATAACAAAAAGCTCACAAAGGTATTCAACCAAAATAGAGAGATTTCATACATATGAATAGCATAGAAACAAAACTACAAGCAGGATATAGAAACTAGAAAATTCACTGGACTATCAAGATCACCCGTTCCATGAGGTGTGATTTTATCTTTCCACCTCTTATAGGAAAATAAACCAAATGAATAATAGTATTACTTATATATTTCTTTTTGATGAAGTGAGGTGTTATATTGAtgcagaaattaaaaaaaaagtttggACTAACTCCCGAGTACAAAAAAACAAATGAAGCAGGGAGCTAAATCCAAAGATCAAACAACTTGATTGTTAAACTAAAGTAAGAGAACTAATGAAATCTACAAGGGAAATTGCATGATTTACAGAGGCTATTCATAGTTAATAACTGAACCGTAAATCACAAATTAGAAAGGAGGAAATTACCCAATTTGATAGGCAGTACATCTATCCAATCCAGTTGAAGTTACCCATGTGTCTCCGCAAAAGAAATTGCGTCCGCCAACAACTATTGCCACCTAAGGCAACAATTAACATGCATGTCCAAGGGAATCAGAATACGGCAAAAGTGCTACTCCTTGGCAAAAAATCAGAAGCTTTTCTGACTGATACCTCTATACCAAGACGGCAAGCTATTGAGACTTCCCTAGCAACTAGCATGGCCACCTGGCATAtttcaatgataaaaactttaTTATCAGCatttataataaagaaaataacacTTAACTCCTTTACAGATACAAGACAGGGTACGACATCTCACTTAATTAGGAAACAGAATCCAAAATGTAGCAGCAATTAATATGAGAACTTCTTGCTTACCAAATCGACTTTTCTCACACAAGCTGAAAAAGTTTTATGCATTTATCTTGTTGGTAATATTGACATTATGTTTTGTGATAAATCCACTTCCTTAAAAGGTCATACAGCTGGGAAACTCACCCAAGTGGTCATAACAAGATTTCTTCATTGAATACAGAGTAAGAGAGTAATAACCCTTTTTTCAGGATAAGGTAATAAGAAGTAATACCCCCTCCCATGAGAAAATCTAAAGTTTCTAGTCAACCCAAAATTAAAAGAACTATCTAAGATAAGATTGATAGCTGTTTTAGCCGAACCTACTTCCACAGCAGCTTGAATTCAACTGGTAAAATATCTTAGGCAAAGGCGAAAAACAGGGcacacttctaaagaaaaaaagatttaaaTATGCAATACAAATTTGTTGGGATTAAGTTTTAGTCAAGTTAGTACGTTTACTTTAGGTCCAATGTTTGATAGGAATCTTTTAGTCCTGCCAGAGAGTATATGCTGGTAGAAAATACAGAAAACTTCTAGTGCTAGAGAAACTAAATGTTTAAAATATTTTACTCGACTCAAATGGAGTGACATGAACAATGAGGGTTCAGATAGCCACCCCCACTTGCTTAGGAATTAGGATTGaatagtagtagttgttgttacaGGAAAGGTTCAGGCTCTAGACTGTTAAGTGCCATGTTAACTAATAGCCAAACTGTAAGAAAAAAACCTTCCTCAACATTACCATCATTTTGAAGTGCCGGAAAGACACATTTAGCTTCTTGACCTAAATACATTGTACTACATTCATTTTGCGAATATAAATTAATCCTCCAATTTTGCAATAGGTACGTCTCCATCAAGAGATCCACTGATCTGTCATCTAAAATTGCgtgtaaaaaataaaaagcaTTATGTAATATCTTGAATGAGTTTGTTTGGTACACTCGgaatgaaatataatcacatagGCTTCCTCTCCAAACTATCATTAAATTTTTCAAACCCAATTCATCTCTTCCAAGATCAAACCAGTCTTGCTTCAAACTATCATTAAAATTTTCAAACCCAATTCATCTCTTCCAAGATTAAACCATtcttgcttcaaaatatagagagaACATTGGAAGTAAATAAACCTTTGGATCAAGGTTGTTTGGATCATTAGTGTTTGGTGTGACTCCAGCTAGTGCAGCACCACTAATTTTAAGAACTACCCTTCTCCACCTTGGACCCATAGAAGATTTTGACTTTACAATCTGTCCACTGGGACCAGGCACTGCTGTTCCATATCTGAAGCAGGTTAGGAGGAACAGAAATGTCAGATAATCTGCGAAactggaagaaaaagaagaaaactgtACACAAGTATTTTATATGCAGATTCCCACTAGATGAGAACTCAGGTTAGCAAATAGCAGCTATATCAAAGAAAGTAAGGACAAGGAACTCCAGATTTTGCTTTGATCAAACTAATATACATCTAAACTGTTTATTTCTGTATCATGGAAACTTGAAAAGTAAAaacatattttataaaacaattgAAAATTTCAAGCTTCCCAATCAATTAGAACATCACATCTAAATAATATGAGTCACACACAAACTTAAAAATGGTACAGCTCACTCCAAGCTGAGGAAGATTATGACTTGGATAAACAGTTTCCTATGTATCATAAAGAAAAAGTCAATTCATTCACCATATACAAAGAGTCAACTTTTTCCCAGCACATCGTTGCACTATTGCAGTACAAAAATAGCCTCTCTTTTCCATATCAGCAATGGCAGATCAACCTTGTTATACATCAACTCTCAATATTCTGAAGGGATATTAtcaaatcaatcaatcaactacacgAAGGGGAGCCTAGGCGTAACTGGAAAAGTTGTTGCCATGTCACTGgtttgagccgtggaaacagcctcttgcagaaatgcagggtaagactgcgtgcGATAGACCCTTGTGATCCGGCCATTCCACGGATCCTGctcatagcgggagcttagtgcaccagggTGTCCTGTCCAATTGACTACACCTCAATCCCACCCCGTTTTACGGTCCGTTATGTGAATCATCTATATCCATTCTGCtcaatatttcaaaaaaaattcatccaatgcaagaaaaagaatcaaatttTTATACAATTAGAACTGCCAAGTAAAAATGCAGTGGGGgatgtagatatatatatatgtgtgtgtggaAAACAAGAGAATTTAAACATTATTAGATTCTGAACCCATAATTTAAGAAGTACAGTGAGTTTAGTGCTAAGAGTTGAATCCGCCTTAGAAAAGGTATTACCTTTTAGATTGTCTGCTAGTGCCAGAGTTGGTAACTGCAACAATGGCTTTGTCCTCTTCAGATGTGGATGTAGCTTTTCCTGATACTGAATTTCCAACAATTTGCTCCATTTGCTTGAACCAAAGCCAATGACTCATCGTGATTCCACCGTTACTCATCCGATGTCTTTCCAATTTATAcctcttcttcaaattatcaACTTTATTCTTACACTGTTCCACACTCTTCGATTGCTTCTCACACCTTTCGCTCACCATCGCCGCCACTTCTTCCCAATCTCTCCCtctcaaatttcctcgattcaaTTGCACAAACTTCTCCATGTACGCCTCTAATAAACACGCTATTGCCGTATCGCTCCATTCTTCTCTGTCCTTCCGGTACTCTCCGCTGCCGCCGGAGGCGACGGAGGAGGTGATTTTTGATCTTTTGTAATTGTACGGCGTTCCGTTATCGCTGATATCCTCTCGATCCGTTCGTTTGTTGTCGTTTGATTGATTGAGCCTCGATCTGTTAACGTCACCGTCGTTTTCGAACGGATTTGAATCGGTATCGTACGGATTCACTCCGATATGATACGACGGCGTGTTATTATTGTCGCTGTATCCATCACCGTCTTCATCGCCGGAGATGTTTTTCGGACTACCGCTGGAGATAGGCGGGGCGTGGATTTGAGCCGGCTTGTAACGGTGGGAGAAAggttgatggtggtggtggtaAGTAGGATTGGAAGAGtgtgtggtggtggtggtaggagTGACGGTGACGGCGGCGTTATCGTCACCGAGGAGTGAGAAATCGTCGTCACAAGAAGCCATGGGTGGACGTTAGTTAGGGTATGGAGACGACGTGAAAGGTAACGCTTGTGGGTTTCGCCGTTAATGCACTGCATTGGAGAAGATGGAACCGTTACAGATGTTACGATTGACGAGTCCGTTAGGTAGGGCAGTCACGTGATTGGGCCCCTTAAGTTACAACTTACAATTGCATATGAACAAATGGGTTCTACTATTTTGCACCCTCACGTATTTTTTttgcttatttatttatttatttatttaatatagtatagatcgCGAGTTCGAGCCGTAAAAGCAATCACTAGTATTATGGTAGATTGTCTACATCACACTCCCTGGAGTACGATTCTTTTCAGGACCATGCGTGAATGCGAAATACTTTGTGTCAAAGGCGGACCCATGCTATATCGAGAGGAGTCATCGACAGCCGTAAAGTTCGGCAAAAATtctatttatacatgtatatatctTTTGAGAATAGTGATATATTAGTAGTGGGCACCTTATATGCAGAACAGATTTTGGTTGAATCCAAAGTGCACTCTTGACCTTTAAATTCTGAGTCTGCATCTGCATTGTGTACTGACTATCCTTTTTAGTAGTATCCGACCCAATTCACGGGGTATCTATTATAGAAGCAATATTGATTTATGAcagtacaacaataacaaacacaGTTTAATCACATACATAAGGTCCGGAGAAGGTAGTGTGTATACAACATTTTTATATATTCAACTACAGGTAATAAGAAATTATTCTATCTTATTTACTTTTTACAAGTTTGGATAACATTTAACTCAGATatcaaaatttaaacaaataagaaTAAATTACCTAACGTTTCGATTTGCTCTATTAGGATTTTGGAACCCCAAGTATAGCatactaagagcccgtttgggtGGGCTTATTTTAAGtaacttttaaattaaaatagcttttaaaaattctagtttttgacttttggtttgtttttgtcaatttagcttaaaaataagtacttaaaagtattttttttactttatccaaATACTACAAAATGGCTTAAAAGTGATTCtggcttaaaagcacttaaaacaagTCAAACAGGCTCTTTAATGGAATTAAACATCATTTTTTAGAATAGTTGCAAATTATCATCCATCCTATATTAAACGTACAAAGCACATCATTGATTTATGCTATGACTTAAAATTAAAATGCTAAAATGTTAAAATGTTAAAATTAAAATGCTAAGATCAAGAGTTTAAACTCAAATCTCAATAGATGTGAATTTACCATTCTTCCTGTGCTACAAAGTATCGATTTGTTTAGGCATAAATGGTATTTAAAGCTCACTGGTCTAACTAATGCAGCTTCACGTTATATAATGTTCATGTAATGAGTAAGCGCTCCGTATTAGAATTTCTTTATTCTTATCAttgataataaaataataataatctccACATAAAATCCTGCATAAAATAATCGTACAATATTTGGTTTGCCGCATAACTATTGGTCCGTGATTTTAAATAATCACTGCATAACTAATATGTAAACCAAATTAGGATCCAAAAAGAAATTATATTTTCACTTGGGATGTCTCAAAGGCTATTACTACTACTGGAGATTAGAAAGTGTAATGAACAAGTGATCAAGGGCGACTCCATAAAATTGGTGGCATAAAGCCAAATTTTAATAAGAGgccttatattttttttattagtacgtatacacacatatatgcaaaaaaattaatcttgtcattttttcatacttgttgtttatagcatatatatatatattattaaatgACATAAAGTCTTTAACTTCACGtagtaatattattatttatattagagaaaagaaaaatttaaataaatgagATGTTAGACATGTATTTGCGTTACCTTTGATATTgttgtaaaaaatatatttactaatatgaagatttaagtagtttaattcaaagttttaaaaatatttttactgtTTTAGAGTAGacacctttttttatttttcacaatttttttgtacttttttattttttctacaaACATTAATATTGtctaactcaaaataaaattataaaattcattattaaaaattTTGGGGGATCTAAATCAAGGCTTTAGTAGTCTCCTACTAGAGCCACTTATCTGTTCCTGACATTCTCAATAAAATTTATAAAGTCTCACTTAAAATAAGGCAATGATGACAAGAGCATTAAAGGCAGTGAGTATGTCATTCAGTTACCAAATTTGAATGAAGCTGGTTGAATAGTACGTTTATAGTAGGGCAGTAGTCTGTAAATAATTGTTGATTGTCAATGAGGGGCGGCTCAACAAAATTGGTGGCCTAaaccaaaatatattaaaaagacCCTGAAACGTCTTTTATAAAATCCATATAATATTGAGACACAAAAAAAAACCTACATGACTTTGATATAGTGGTGAGAGCACAACTCATGATGTATGAGTTAGGTGCGCATCATATGGTATTGAATTCTTCCCTTAAGTGAAAATGGTAAAGGGTGAGCCTATTATTCATCATGTTTTGTACCTTGCGACATTTGCCTCGGGAATTTCTTAGTTAAAAAAGATGAGACACAAAAGAACTTGCTTTTTGGTGTGTGGATCAATCAAATATGACAAAAAGGAATAGTTAATCTAGAGAATTGGAGttgaaattagaaagtaaaatcGTAAGAACCATGAAAAAAACTatacataaagaaagaaaaataaaattgatgagaaggtaaatatattatttaatttagtgaGAAAAATTTATCCCATTAACTCACTCAATCTTACGTCTACAAAatgttaaaaattattaaaatttgaaatcttttattaataattatataaatataaattatggagtatatattatataataacATAGTAGTGCTTCTTATTTTTGGGGCCTTAATTATTTGGGGGCATAAGGCAAGGGCTTCATTTGCCTTACCCTAGAGTCGCCCTTGCAAGTGATAATAAACGACTTTCTCATCCACATTGTTCATATATATGCAACATTCGTTATTTTCCTCTAACTATAGCTCTCTTTCTTTTTAACGCATGTATCTACAATCTATATACCTTTTCAACCaatagatttttatttaataaGTGGTCATGTCTTTACTAATATAGTTGCCCCGTTCAGGGGCAGAGCAAGGGTGGCAGAAGGGGTATCCGAACCTGTGACGACCTaaagggtcatcacttgctttcagTTGATTTCGGAAATCTCATTAGagtctcctcgatttgcgtgcacaatccgggcgcatagccggaaagtttAAATATGAAActttgtgaaaaatgctaagttttgatgttaaaatgaataaatttaacttcggtcaacattttgggtaaacggactcggatccgtgattcgacggtcccggagggtccgtaggaaaatgtgggacttgggcatatgcccgaaatcgaattccgaggtcccaagtccgagaaatgaatttttaagtgaaattgttttcagaaattgtttaaggaaatttgaaatgaaaactgatgagaaagcaatggtatcgagcccgtatgtTGGATCTGgtgcctggtacaggtcttatatatgacttgagtcattcctgtgaaatttgcTTGAAAAtggacgtcgtttgacgcgatccggaccttaattgagaaatttgatgtttaaaagagttttgagaaatatcattgatcttgaggtttaattcgatgctcgtgatattattttggcaatttgattacacgaatatgtccgtaggatgtttttgaggctGTGTGTATACTTgtgttg includes these proteins:
- the LOC107798398 gene encoding uncharacterized protein LOC107798398, with translation MASCDDDFSLLGDDNAAVTVTPTTTTTHSSNPTYHHHHQPFSHRYKPAQIHAPPISSGSPKNISGDEDGDGYSDNNNTPSYHIGVNPYDTDSNPFENDGDVNRSRLNQSNDNKRTDREDISDNGTPYNYKRSKITSSVASGGSGEYRKDREEWSDTAIACLLEAYMEKFVQLNRGNLRGRDWEEVAAMVSERCEKQSKSVEQCKNKVDNLKKRYKLERHRMSNGGITMSHWLWFKQMEQIVGNSVSGKATSTSEEDKAIVAVTNSGTSRQSKRYGTAVPGPSGQIVKSKSSMGPRWRRVVLKISGAALAGVTPNTNDPNNLDPKVAMLVAREVSIACRLGIEVAIVVGGRNFFCGDTWVTSTGLDRCTAYQIGMMATMMNSILLQSALEKLGVQTRVQSAFSMPELAEPYSRQRAMRHLEKGRVVIFGGIGAGTGNPLFSTDTAAALRASEIHADALLKGTNVEGVDVCDSRNNNVVAEHISFRELVSGGASPLDLMAVTLCEENAIPVVIFSLHGPGNISRALCGEQVGTLIDQTGRVS